The Lycium barbarum isolate Lr01 chromosome 10, ASM1917538v2, whole genome shotgun sequence genome includes a region encoding these proteins:
- the LOC132616231 gene encoding autophagy-related protein 9 — MMFSGQKGANGLNIFKWKRHGESSLRTGLLDNVPPEIELSDYRRTPSPGSESPSGLLNGESVNVEPIADLDLFFERLYNYYCEKGLWCIIIKWIFELLSLAFTICFSGFFLLYVDWNGLRNAKCGMDAVESGIKPCDLANEALHLHPLKPLTLFKAIVLGYLGIFSVYWIFCFLRFFAQLKETLAIRQFYYRSLHVTDNEIQTIPWASILERVVQLQELQQLCVVKNLSIHDVVMRLMRKENYLIGMLNKGLLAFPISHWVPGAGPAISCGPNDVGSRLILTKTLEWTLNWCILQSMFDRNFCIRRDFISDPKTLKKRLMIVGVIMLLLSPFLVIFMLVYLFLRHAEQFYNHPSTASSRRWSNLSKWMFREFNEVDHLFKHRINSSVIHASDYLKQFPSPIISIIAKFISFVSGGFAAVLIIIAFLEESLLEGHIFGRNLFWYAAVFGTITAISRAAITDELLVLDPQGAMSLVVQHTHYMPKRWRGKENTEAVRNEFETLFQYTGMMLLEEMASIFLTPCLLLFVVPKRVDDILRFIADFTVHVEGVGHVCSFSLFDFQNHGNRKYGSPFNSHCSQRSSQGKMEKSFLSFQSSYPSWEPNDQGKQFLSTLKTFREQKLQVHEIGPAYRPSELQHWNASPNFRGSSDRNNAFSREMPLNNLGAGFGSMWLIEGGQRNYPYILDWYYTSHPRNTSSDSRGIESRPPLHSDNELLKDPWMPSHFVQIKEDTVDDNWGHLFDDRAQSHLEATTSAPVLRESILHHDDSSSMAQSTRSQWWTRSRPQVEDPQTSFLEPPNFNSNPHDFYDNFSDRSLDEQEHEHIDLKSSNRLAKTFFMDDSDGDFNLPFDGIYRRPSEHTTRKLDPSDLV, encoded by the exons ATGATGTTCAGTGGACAAAAAGGCGCTAATGGCCTTAACATATTCAAATGGAAACGGCATGGCGAATCATCTTTGAGAACAGGATTGCTTGATAATGTGCCTCCTGAAATCGAACTGTCGGACTATCGCAGAACACCAAGTCCAGGTAGTGAAAGCCCATCTGGGCTTCTTAATGGTGAGAGCGTGAATGTTGAACCAATTGCTGATCTGGACTTGTTCTTCGAGAGGCTCTACAACTATTATTGCGAGAAAGGATTATGGTGCATTATTATAAAGTGGATATTTGAGCTTCTGAGCCTAGCTTTCACCATATGCTTTTCTGGGTTTTTCCTGTTGTACGTTGATTGGAATGGGCTCCGCAACGCCAAATGTGGAATGGATGCTGTGGAATCTGGAATTAAGCCTTGTGATCTGGCCAATGAAGCTCTCCATCTGCACCCATTGAAGCCTCTCACACTCTTTAAAGCCATTGTTTTGGGTTACCTGGGGATATTTTCTGTCTACTGGATATTTTGCTTCTTAAGGTTTTTCGCACAGCTAAAAGAAACCCTGGCAATCCGTCAGTTCTACTACAGAAG TCTTCATGTAACAGACAATGAGATACAAACCATTCCATGGGCATCTATTCTTGAAAGAGTTGTTCAGTTGCAAGAATTGCAACAACTTTGTGTAGTCAAGAATCTTTCTATTCATGATGTTGTTATGCGATTAATGCGGAAGGAAAATTATTTGATAGGAATGCTTAACAAAGGGCTCCTTGCTTTCCCTATTTCTCACTGGGTACCTGGCGCTGGTCCAGCTATCAGTTGTGGCCCCAATGATGTGGGTAGTCGTCTAATACTGACAAAAACCCTTGAATGGACCTTAAATTGGTGCATACTGCAGAGCATGTTTGACAG AAACTTTTGTATACGGAGGGACTTCATTTCTGATCCTAAAACATTAAAGAAAAGGCTTATGATTGTTGGAGTTATAATGCTTCTCTTATCTCCATTTCTCGTCATATTCATGCTGGTGTATCTCTTCTTGAGGCATGCTGAACAGTTCTACAACCATCCAAGTACAGCATCGTCTCGAAGATGGTCAAATCTTTCCAAGTGGATGTTTAGGGAATTCAACGAG GTTGACCATTTGTTTAAGCATCGCATCAACAGCAGTGTCATACATGCTTCTGATTATCTAAAGCAATTTCCATCGCCTATTATATCTATCATCGCAAAGTTCATTTCTTTTGTTTCTGGTGGATTTGCTGCTGTTCTTATTATCATTGCATTTCTAGAAGAATCTCTGCTGGAAGGCCAT ATATTTGGTCGCAACTTGTTCTGGTATGCTGCTGTATTTGGAACTATAACAGCTATAAGCCGGGCTGCAATAACAGATGAGCTTCTTGTCCTTGACCCACAGGGAGCAATGTCACTTGTTGTCCAACATACACACTATATGCCAAAGAGATGGCGAGGGAAAGAAAACACTGAGGCCGTACGAAATGAGTTTGAAACTTTATTTCAG TATACTGGAATGATGTTACTTGAGGAGATGGCCTCAATTTTTCTTACACCGTGTCTACTGCTATTTGTTGTCCCAAAG AGGGTAGATGATATTTTGCGTTTCATTGCGGACTTCACTGTTCATGTTGAGGGTGTTGGTCATGTGTGCAG CTTTAGCTTGTTTGATTTTCAGAATCATGGCAATAGGAAATATGGATCGCCATTTAATTCCCACTGCTCACAGAGAAGTTCTCAAGGGAAAATGGAGAAATCATTCCTGAG CTTTCAAAGTAGCTACCCTTCCTGGGAACCTAATGATCAAGGAAAACAGTTCCTATCAACACTTAAAACGTTCAGAGAGCAGAAGCTGCAGGTGCATGAAATAGGACCTGCATATCGACCTTCTGAGTTACAGCACTGGAATGCCTCACCCAACTTTAGAGGTTCGAGCGATAGAAACAACGCGTTCTCCAGGGAAATGCCCCTCAACAACTTGGGAGCTGGATTTGGCTCAATGTGGTTGATAGAAGGTGGACAGAGGAATTATCCTTACATTCTTGATTGGTATTATACCTCGCATCCTCGCAATACGAGTAGTGATTCAAGAGGCATTGAATCCAGGCCTCCTCTTCATAGTGATAATGAACTCCTTAAAGATCCTTGGATGCCATCTCATTTCGTGCAAATCAAGGAAGATACAGTTGATGACAACTGGGGCCACCTATTTGATGACCGAGCACAAAGTCATCTCGAAGCAACCACATCAGCTCCTGTTTTGAGGGAGAGCATCCTACATCATGATGATTCAAGTAGCATGGCACAGTCTACCAGGAGCCAGTGGTGGACTAGAAGTCGACCACAAGTCGAAGATCCCCAGACAAGCTTCCTTGAACCTCCAAATTTCAACAGCAATCCTCATGATTTCTATGATAATTTCTCCGACAGAAGTCTAGATGAGCAAGAGCACGAGCACATTGACTTGAAGAGTTCTAATAGGTTGGCCAAGACCTTCTTCATGGACGATTCGGATGGAGATTTCAACCTTCCTTTCGATGGTATTTATAGAAGGCCCTCAGAACACACCACAAGAAAGTTAGATCCTTCAGATCTTGTTTGA
- the LOC132616226 gene encoding tricalbin-3-like: MVFESVSAITLDLPSLFLVCPCKSNGNSLLNTKRKKRGLRKLGSDLDLSPNWSSGYGISPKCVIRACVNGGGLGDHHNFDTIEITNNARRGARNIVIKRVADELDELEGSSSSRNNFASSFQEDPFVDKLRTQLGVMHPLPSPPINRSIFGLFALFFFVGVVFDKVWTSRKGNSKVDNRGNTPRVPTNISSLLLLEKDLQRKESVEWVNMVLGKLWKVYRPGIENWIIGLLQPVIDNLKKPDYVERVEIKQFSLGDEPLSVRSVERRTSRRVNDLQYQIGLRYTGGARMLLMLSLKFGVIPIVVPVGVRNFDIDGELWVKLRLIQTEPWIGAASWAFVSLPKIKLDLSPFRLFNLMAIPVLSMFLKKLLTEDLPRLFVRPKKIVLDFQKGKAVGPVPNDLKSGQNEPPKSGEMQEGNKDFAGELSVTLVDARKLSYIIYGKTDPYVILKLGDKVIHSKRNSQTTVIGPPGEPIWNQDFHMFVTNPTRQKLYVEAKDSLGFTDLSIGSGEVDLGSLEDTVPTDVIVVLKGWGLLGPRPVGEILLRLTYKAYVEDEEDEKIEARSMDLDASDDELSDFDERDTAVYEQLGKSMSSGTDKESFMDLLAALIVSEEFQGIVASETGNGKSVDEFKTRVSTSRQRAPTRSVEQNSDTLPENFGESALFWLAIITSISVLIALNVSGSSIFNP, from the exons ATGGTTTTTGAATCAGTTTCTGCTATTACCCTTGATTTGCCTAGCCTATTTTTGGTATGCCCATGTAAAAGTAATGGCAATTCACTATTGAATACAAAAAGGAAGAAAAGGGGTTTGAGGAAATTAGGTTCAGATTTGGATTTGAGCCCGAATTGGAGTTCGGGCTATGGGATTAGCCCGAAATGTGTAATTCGGGCTTGTGTGAATGGTGGTGGTCTTGGAGACCACCATAATTTTGATACTATAGAGATTACAAATAATGCTAGAAGAGGTGCTAGAAATATTGTAATTAAGAGAGTTGCTGATGAATTGGATGAGTTAGAAGGTTCTAGTAGTTCAAGAAACAATTTTGCTAGTAGTTTTCAAGAAGATCCTTTTGTAGATAAGTTAAGAACTCAATTAGGGGTGATGCATCCATTACCTTCACCTCCAATAAATCGAAGTATTTTTGGTCTTTTCGCGTTGTTTTTCTTCGTTGGtgttgtttttgataaggtttggACATCTAGAAAGGGAAATTCTAAGGTAGATAATCGAGGGAACACACCGCGTGTCCCAACGAATATttcgtcgttgttgttgttggagaAAGATTTGCAAAGGAAAGAATCAGTGGAATGGGTGAATATGGTGTTAGGGAAGTTGTGGAAGGTTTATAGACCTGGAATTGAGAATTGGATCATTGGTTTGCTTCAGCCTGTTATTGACAATTTGAAAAAGCCTGATTATGTAGAGAGAGTTGAGATAAAGCAATTTTCGCTCGGGGATGAGCCTCTTTCTGTTAGGAGCGTGGAGCGGAGAACTTCTCGTCGAGTCAATGATTTGCA GTATCAGATAGGCCTCCGATACACTGGTGGTGCTCGCATGCTATTAATGCTGTCCCTAAAATTTGGAGTTATCCCCATTGTTGTGCCAGTCGGCGTTAGGAACTTTGACATTGATGGTGAACTCTGGGTCAAATTACGATTAATACAAACAGAGCCTTGGATTGGAGCTGCTTCTTGGGCTTTTGTTTCCCTTCCGAAGATAAAGCTTGACTTGTCACCATTCCGTTTGTTCAACCTAATGG CAATTCCTGTTCTATCAAT GTTCTTGAAGAAACTTCTTACTGAAGATTTACCTCGTCTCTTTGTCCGTCCGAAAAAAATTGTGTTGGATTTTCAGAAAGGGAAGGCAGTTGGCCCTGTTCCGAATGATCTCAAGTCTGGTCAAAACGAACCTCCTAAGTCTGGAGAAATGCAAGAAGGAAATAAGGACTTTGCTGGAGAACTATCTGTGACTCTTGTTGATGCAAGGAAACTCTCTTATATCATCTATG GCAAAACTGATCCATATGTTATTCTAAAACTTGGAGATAAGGTAATACACAGCAAAAGAAACAGTCAAACTACTGTTATTGGACCTCCTGGAGAGCCTATATGGAATCAG GATTTTCACATGTTTGTCACAAACCCCACGAGACAAAAGCTGTATGTAGAAgcaaaggattcccttggatttaCAGATTTGAGTATCGGCTCAGGAGAG GTTGATCTGGGATCTCTCGAAGATACTGTACCAACAGACGTGATTGTGGTCCTCAAAGGTTGGGGACTACTTGGGCCAAGGCCTGTAGGAGAGATTTTACTGCGACTGACATATAAAGCTTATGTCGAAGATGAGGAGGATGAAAAGATTGAAGCAAGATCCATGGATTTGGATGCTTCAGATGATGAATTGTCCGACTTCGATGAACGAGATACTGCTGTCTATGAGCAGCTTGGGAAGAGTATGTCAAGTGGAACAGATAAAGAATCATTTATGGATTTATTAGCAGCGTTAATTGTCAGCGAGGAATTCCAAGGGATCGTGGCATCTGAAACAGGCAATGGTAAATCTGTAGATGAGTTTAAAACTAGAGTGTCAACATCAAGACAACGTGCTCCTACTAGATCTGTAGAGCAAAATTCTGATACTCTTCCTGAAAATTTTGGAG AATCGGCCCTGTTTTGGCTAGCGATTATTACAAGTATATCAGTTCTAATTGCTCTCAATGTCAGTGGTTCTAGCATTTTCAATCCATGA